A part of Streptomyces sp. NBC_01210 genomic DNA contains:
- a CDS encoding roadblock/LC7 domain-containing protein: MRRALRLRAERRQLMTAEADVLAELKKLRVRVPQVTGALAASTDGLALAADTTEAESVAALTAAALGVALRLTEATGQGGFRELLVKGERGYVATYAAGSSAVLTLLAEPRINVGRLHLEARRSGARIGELVDGALERPENT, encoded by the coding sequence ACAGCTCATGACGGCCGAGGCCGACGTGCTCGCTGAACTGAAGAAGCTGCGCGTGCGCGTGCCGCAGGTGACCGGCGCACTCGCCGCCAGCACCGACGGCCTCGCGCTGGCGGCCGACACCACGGAAGCGGAGAGCGTTGCCGCGCTGACCGCCGCCGCCCTCGGCGTCGCACTGCGGCTGACCGAGGCCACCGGGCAGGGGGGCTTCCGCGAGCTGCTGGTCAAGGGCGAGCGGGGATACGTCGCGACCTACGCGGCGGGTTCCTCGGCCGTCCTCACCCTCCTGGCCGAGCCACGCATCAACGTGGGACGGCTCCACCTCGAGGCCCGCCGCTCCGGCGCCCGCATCGGCGAGCTGGTCGACGGCGCACTCGAACGACCGGAGAACACCTGA